From the genome of Chthoniobacterales bacterium, one region includes:
- the smpB gene encoding SsrA-binding protein SmpB — MATETILNRKALRDFHILERYEAGLELKGSEVKSIRAGKANISDAFVRIEKGEAFLYNADIQPYERASHEIPPAKRVRKLLLHRQEIDKLYGLSAISGRALVVLSLYWKNGKLKSEIGVAQGKVAHDKRADLKKRAVDRETQREVSRFNRKHG; from the coding sequence ATGGCGACCGAGACGATTCTCAATCGCAAGGCGTTACGCGATTTTCACATCCTTGAGCGCTACGAAGCCGGCCTTGAATTGAAAGGCAGCGAGGTCAAATCGATCCGCGCCGGCAAGGCCAATATCAGCGACGCGTTCGTCCGGATCGAGAAAGGCGAAGCGTTCCTCTACAACGCCGACATCCAGCCGTACGAACGCGCCAGCCACGAAATCCCGCCGGCCAAGCGGGTGCGGAAACTTCTCCTTCACCGGCAGGAGATTGATAAACTGTATGGACTCAGCGCGATTTCCGGCCGGGCTCTGGTGGTTCTCAGCCTCTACTGGAAGAACGGCAAGCTGAAGTCCGAGATCGGCGTCGCCCAGGGAAAGGTCGCCCACGATAAGCGCGCCGATTTGAAGAAGCGCGCCGTCGATCGCGAGACGCAACGTGAGGTTTCGCGCTTCAACAGGAAACATGGGTAG
- a CDS encoding AI-2E family transporter, whose translation MTKYPTVWQRKTMWAALTAFFIVVLITIGCSVVWITANVVGFIQPILIPVAIAVILAYLLDPVVTWMCERGLGRTKAVVALFAIAFLSIGVLVAWLAPIVSMQATNVGRELPQYTQKARDTVVDLIYKYDHTFGVPGPKQTKSSSPTSTLLNWLFAAPTPARTSTPSPPTDNSTPVITAPARDEIGPTPEKITTADRQRIQASVQKQLPNLERQLPYIGEKIWGLLKQSIGGFLGVTGFLLSLVMVPIYLFFLLKESPEIERRWREYLPLRNSPLKDEVAAVLSQINNYVIAYFRGQLLVCLIDGTLIGTALFFCGLNFAPLIGVLVVILTMIPYIGIVLCWVPAVLIAFGQWGDWQHPLLVTLVFILVQNLEALFIAPRIVGNSVGLHPMTVIVSIFVWGLLIGGLLGPILAVPLTATVKVLLARYVWGRRLRERVADAVEEVPVVKRSEHAAHA comes from the coding sequence ATGACAAAATATCCCACCGTATGGCAGCGAAAGACGATGTGGGCCGCGCTCACGGCGTTTTTCATTGTCGTGCTCATCACGATCGGATGCTCGGTCGTTTGGATTACCGCCAACGTGGTTGGGTTCATTCAGCCGATCCTGATCCCGGTGGCGATCGCGGTAATCCTCGCCTACCTCCTCGATCCGGTGGTCACCTGGATGTGCGAGCGGGGCCTCGGCCGCACGAAAGCGGTCGTTGCGCTTTTTGCCATTGCCTTCCTCTCGATCGGCGTCCTGGTTGCCTGGCTCGCGCCGATCGTTTCGATGCAGGCAACGAACGTGGGCCGCGAATTACCCCAGTACACCCAAAAAGCCCGCGATACAGTCGTCGATCTCATCTACAAGTACGATCACACGTTTGGAGTTCCCGGACCGAAACAAACCAAGAGCTCTTCGCCAACGTCCACCCTGTTGAACTGGCTCTTTGCCGCGCCGACACCGGCTCGCACCTCCACGCCGTCGCCGCCGACGGACAATTCCACGCCGGTTATCACCGCCCCTGCTCGGGATGAGATTGGGCCGACGCCCGAAAAAATCACCACGGCCGATCGCCAGCGCATTCAGGCCTCGGTCCAAAAGCAATTGCCGAATCTGGAGCGCCAACTGCCCTACATCGGCGAAAAGATCTGGGGCTTGTTGAAGCAAAGCATCGGCGGATTCCTCGGCGTGACCGGTTTTCTGCTTAGTCTCGTGATGGTCCCGATCTACCTCTTTTTCCTCCTGAAAGAGAGCCCGGAGATCGAGCGACGCTGGCGGGAGTATCTGCCCCTGCGCAATTCGCCGTTGAAAGACGAAGTGGCCGCGGTCCTCTCCCAGATCAACAACTACGTCATCGCGTATTTTCGCGGCCAACTTCTCGTTTGCCTTATTGACGGCACTCTCATCGGCACCGCCCTCTTTTTCTGCGGCTTGAATTTCGCGCCGCTCATCGGCGTGCTCGTTGTGATCCTGACGATGATCCCCTATATCGGCATTGTTCTTTGTTGGGTCCCTGCCGTCCTGATTGCCTTCGGCCAATGGGGGGATTGGCAGCATCCGCTGCTGGTGACTCTCGTTTTCATCCTGGTCCAAAATCTCGAGGCGCTTTTCATCGCCCCGCGCATCGTGGGAAACTCCGTCGGTTTGCATCCGATGACAGTGATTGTTTCCATTTTCGTCTGGGGCCTGCTCATCGGCGGCTTGCTCGGCCCGATCCTGGCGGTTCCCCTGACGGCGACCGTCAAAGTCCTTTTGGCCCGCTATGTCTGGGGCCGGCGCCTGCGTGAGAGAGTGGCCGACGCCGTGGAGGAAGTTCCGGTCGTGAAGCGTTCGGAACATGCGGCGCACGCGTAG
- a CDS encoding peroxiredoxin produces the protein MNKKSAALEVGNLAPKFRTIAVGGEYGAGREVSLSEFRGAPVVLYFYPKDDTPGCTVQACGLRDAWGDLSVRAKIFGVSVDSAGSHEKFIAKYHLPFPLLSDPQKEIVNAYGVWVEKSMYGKKYMGAERSTFIVDRAGRIAAIFRKVKPEEHVAIVREALENLAS, from the coding sequence ATGAACAAAAAGAGTGCAGCCCTGGAGGTCGGAAATCTGGCGCCCAAGTTTCGGACCATCGCGGTCGGCGGTGAATATGGCGCCGGTCGGGAAGTCTCTCTCTCAGAGTTCCGGGGCGCGCCGGTTGTTCTTTACTTTTATCCGAAGGACGACACCCCGGGTTGCACCGTTCAGGCCTGCGGTTTGCGCGACGCCTGGGGCGATTTATCGGTTCGAGCAAAGATTTTCGGCGTCAGCGTGGATTCCGCGGGCAGCCACGAAAAATTCATCGCGAAATATCATCTGCCGTTTCCTCTTCTTTCCGATCCGCAGAAAGAGATCGTAAACGCCTACGGCGTTTGGGTTGAGAAAAGCATGTATGGAAAGAAGTACATGGGAGCCGAGCGAAGCACTTTTATCGTCGACCGCGCCGGGCGAATTGCGGCGATATTCCGAAAAGTAAAGCCCGAGGAGCACGTTGCGATCGTGCGGGAGGCGTTGGAAAACCTCGCCTCCTGA
- a CDS encoding tetratricopeptide repeat protein, producing the protein MTEHVRRTRRKRRVKRVRSQFTAFTPARIAICAAALVAGFAVGFAILTYGPHAYRNWRESNALKRASAMLAKEDFDGATRAAREALALHRDSIAALYVLAEASEKQNRPETVAWRAQIARLEPDNLDSQLNLASAALRFGQLDTARTALEKVTPAQRDRASYHVVAGWLARAQGNDADVEMHFAAALEKEPTNDLYQFNLAVLRIRSSAPEKREESRKVLERLKKIAAYRAGSLRALLSDAVQQNELQRADTLAQDLQMSQQVTFADDLLCLEFYRKLDEKKFAALLEKVKPIAARNPLDLALLMDWLHKNGLGAEVLKWMEKLPAEITTVPPPAIAIADAFVEAKNWSRLKRWTRSGSWDDSEYLRLAYQAYGSKQSRQSSSDAEFSSLWRSAERAASDRTDREVNLARLASKWNLPLEAEQLWLRVSKDAPLRREALDALFRIYRANNDLTNLYRIAQRLHESSPNEIGAAANYARLALLVDQNPAEGHRVAKETYDRAPNEVNAAMTYAFSLYGLGRTAEGVEIMKKLPPEGVHDPHAAVYAAVLLLDENQVAAAQEYIAAAQAGPIFPEEKKLLEEAVAKASAATANPTATPSPTPSPSSRS; encoded by the coding sequence ATGACCGAGCATGTTCGACGCACCCGGCGAAAACGCCGGGTGAAGAGAGTCCGGAGCCAATTTACGGCGTTTACGCCGGCGCGAATCGCGATTTGCGCAGCCGCCCTTGTCGCAGGGTTTGCGGTCGGCTTTGCCATTCTTACCTACGGACCGCACGCCTATCGAAACTGGCGCGAATCAAATGCTCTGAAACGCGCTTCGGCCATGCTGGCCAAGGAAGACTTCGACGGAGCGACCCGGGCAGCTCGGGAAGCCCTGGCCCTTCATCGCGATTCAATCGCCGCCCTCTATGTTTTAGCCGAGGCGAGTGAAAAACAGAACCGCCCCGAGACGGTGGCCTGGCGGGCGCAAATCGCCCGGCTCGAACCGGACAACCTCGATAGCCAGCTCAATCTTGCTTCGGCCGCGCTCCGGTTTGGGCAGCTCGATACCGCGCGCACAGCTCTCGAGAAGGTCACTCCGGCTCAACGGGACCGCGCTTCCTATCATGTTGTCGCCGGCTGGCTGGCCCGGGCCCAGGGTAATGACGCTGACGTCGAAATGCATTTCGCCGCGGCGCTCGAGAAGGAGCCCACCAACGACCTTTATCAATTTAACCTCGCCGTTCTGCGCATTCGATCGTCCGCGCCGGAGAAAAGGGAGGAATCACGCAAGGTCCTGGAGCGCCTCAAGAAGATCGCGGCCTATCGCGCCGGTTCCTTGCGCGCTTTGCTGAGTGACGCCGTGCAGCAAAACGAACTCCAACGTGCGGACACGCTCGCGCAGGACCTGCAAATGAGTCAGCAAGTCACGTTCGCCGATGATCTCCTTTGCCTCGAATTCTATCGGAAGCTCGACGAGAAAAAATTTGCGGCGCTTCTGGAAAAGGTAAAACCGATCGCCGCTCGTAATCCGCTCGATCTCGCGTTGCTGATGGATTGGCTGCACAAGAACGGGCTCGGGGCCGAAGTCCTCAAATGGATGGAAAAACTGCCCGCCGAAATAACGACCGTTCCGCCGCCGGCCATCGCCATCGCTGACGCCTTCGTCGAAGCAAAGAACTGGTCTCGTCTGAAGCGGTGGACCCGCAGCGGCAGTTGGGACGATTCGGAATATCTCCGGCTGGCTTATCAAGCCTACGGTTCGAAGCAGTCGCGGCAGAGTTCTTCCGATGCGGAATTCTCCTCGCTCTGGCGTTCTGCCGAACGCGCCGCGAGCGACCGGACCGATCGCGAAGTCAATCTCGCCCGGCTGGCGTCGAAATGGAATTTGCCTCTCGAAGCCGAGCAGCTTTGGCTGCGGGTCTCAAAGGATGCGCCTCTCCGCCGGGAAGCACTCGATGCTCTCTTCCGGATCTATCGCGCGAACAACGACCTGACCAATCTTTATCGCATCGCCCAGCGCCTGCATGAAAGTTCGCCAAATGAAATAGGCGCGGCGGCGAATTACGCCCGCCTCGCTCTGCTGGTCGATCAGAACCCAGCCGAAGGGCATCGCGTTGCCAAAGAAACCTACGATCGCGCGCCCAACGAAGTAAATGCCGCGATGACGTACGCGTTCTCTCTCTATGGGCTCGGTCGCACTGCCGAGGGTGTGGAAATCATGAAGAAGTTGCCGCCCGAGGGAGTCCACGATCCGCATGCTGCCGTCTATGCTGCGGTGCTTCTGCTCGACGAAAACCAGGTCGCCGCGGCCCAGGAATACATCGCCGCGGCCCAGGCTGGACCGATCTTTCCGGAAGAAAAAAAACTGCTGGAAGAGGCCGTGGCGAAAGCCTCCGCAGCGACTGCAAATCCCACGGCTACGCCTTCGCCAACACCGTCTCCCTCGTCACGTTCCTGA
- a CDS encoding choice-of-anchor Q domain-containing protein, with protein sequence MRAFLCLLAGALSCVSVSASTLTVTSTADNGAGSLRAMIAAAAAGDVIQFDPSLNGQVILLATPLNVIRELRIDGPGADQIAISGGNRTRIFSAISPLTLTGLTLKNGLGDGGALRVTRARATAIGCIFTDNAAPNGLGGAINSPGSALELSNCTFLRNTASGFGLGGAFFGPSRIAVTMTDCVFIENSAHDGGAIFADGELNLVRCNFTHNSIPTDGIAGAVYNESPTLMTGCIFSGNSTGDGGEGGALFIGDGIIRDSLIAGNSVGSTSGFVAQGGGIWSFGTLNIQNSTIANNISGAQSQGAGIYNDSVLVLDNTTVSGNSAGASSLGGGIFNEASDGASLSAANTIIARNSAPAGPDIFGTFASRGYNLIGNTGGNTGATGNDLINVDPLLGPLQNNGGPTATMALLLGSVAIDHGDPAFDPNSFAPPMMGDQRGAPRLDNGRLDIGAYEAEPPHFPSIDSLTAPQTVECTSWNGTPASVSVHVSDSRGHPLVIQWIVNNEIKQTDQIPAGQPTSGGQSSYTAIYPDGATAVMVVVNDGQSAPVSQSTSVTIRDTTPPVITSLTASPSVLSPPNHKMVPITISVSATDICDPNPQSRIISVTSNEAGEGQYQITGNLTLNLMSDRNGGGNGRIYTISVEARDASGNTTTKSVVVTVPKGNK encoded by the coding sequence ATGAGAGCTTTCCTCTGCCTTCTCGCAGGTGCGCTTTCATGCGTCTCGGTGTCCGCCAGCACGCTTACCGTAACGAGCACGGCTGATAATGGCGCGGGTTCCCTGCGAGCAATGATTGCCGCCGCGGCGGCCGGCGATGTGATCCAGTTCGACCCGTCTCTAAACGGTCAGGTTATTTTGCTGGCGACTCCGCTCAACGTGATCCGGGAGCTGAGGATCGACGGGCCAGGCGCAGATCAAATTGCGATCAGTGGCGGCAACCGCACTCGCATTTTTTCCGCAATATCTCCCCTCACCCTCACGGGTCTCACGCTAAAGAACGGACTCGGCGATGGAGGCGCCCTGCGGGTCACCCGAGCCCGGGCCACGGCGATTGGATGCATCTTTACCGACAACGCCGCGCCTAACGGACTGGGGGGAGCGATTAATTCTCCTGGCTCCGCCCTCGAGCTCAGCAATTGCACATTCTTGCGTAACACGGCTTCCGGCTTTGGCCTGGGCGGCGCATTTTTTGGTCCCAGCAGGATCGCAGTGACGATGACTGACTGTGTGTTCATCGAGAACTCTGCTCATGACGGCGGCGCCATTTTCGCGGACGGCGAGCTGAACCTCGTGCGCTGCAATTTCACTCACAACAGTATCCCAACCGACGGGATCGCCGGTGCTGTTTACAACGAATCCCCCACGCTCATGACCGGATGCATTTTTTCCGGCAACTCAACCGGCGACGGAGGTGAAGGCGGCGCGCTCTTCATCGGCGACGGCATCATTCGCGACTCTCTCATCGCCGGCAACTCGGTTGGATCGACGAGCGGATTTGTAGCTCAGGGCGGTGGAATCTGGAGTTTCGGGACGCTGAATATCCAAAACAGCACCATCGCAAACAATATCTCCGGCGCTCAAAGCCAGGGGGCCGGCATCTACAACGATAGTGTGCTGGTTTTAGACAACACCACGGTCTCAGGAAACTCGGCTGGAGCATCCTCGCTGGGAGGCGGCATTTTTAACGAAGCCAGCGATGGCGCTTCCCTGAGCGCCGCAAACACCATCATCGCCCGCAATTCCGCACCGGCCGGTCCGGACATTTTCGGCACATTCGCCAGCCGCGGGTACAACCTCATTGGCAACACCGGGGGCAATACAGGAGCGACTGGGAACGACCTGATTAACGTCGATCCTCTTCTCGGTCCGCTGCAAAACAACGGTGGGCCAACTGCCACCATGGCGCTCCTCCTGGGGAGCGTGGCGATTGATCATGGAGATCCGGCATTCGATCCGAACTCATTCGCCCCGCCGATGATGGGCGACCAGCGCGGCGCCCCACGTCTCGATAACGGCCGACTCGATATTGGCGCTTACGAGGCGGAGCCGCCGCATTTTCCCTCAATCGATTCTCTCACCGCGCCCCAAACGGTGGAATGCACCTCCTGGAACGGGACCCCCGCCAGCGTTTCCGTCCATGTCAGCGACAGCCGCGGCCACCCCCTGGTGATTCAGTGGATCGTCAATAATGAAATCAAACAGACAGATCAAATACCGGCGGGCCAGCCTACGAGCGGAGGGCAATCCAGCTATACCGCCATCTATCCGGATGGCGCCACGGCCGTGATGGTTGTGGTGAACGATGGGCAATCGGCCCCGGTCAGCCAGTCCACCAGTGTCACTATCCGCGATACGACTCCACCGGTCATTACCAGCCTCACCGCGAGCCCGAGCGTCCTCTCGCCGCCCAATCACAAAATGGTGCCCATCACGATCTCAGTGAGCGCCACCGATATTTGCGACCCGAATCCGCAATCCAGAATCATCTCCGTGACCAGCAACGAGGCGGGCGAGGGCCAATATCAAATAACCGGCAATCTCACCCTCAATCTCATGTCGGACCGAAATGGCGGAGGCAACGGACGCATCTACACGATTTCGGTCGAAGCTCGGGACGCCTCCGGCAATACAACCACGAAAAGCGTGGTCGTGACGGTGCCGAAGGGCAACAAGTAG
- a CDS encoding tetratricopeptide repeat protein, which yields MQMIFGKNWSRITLRWVLLCGALFFLNELVVSRALALATEAAPKSPAGKKAARQDDSFNPAAPKDLALQPPNARKAEALADFVEGARLEENAELENALAAYLRVLNFDPGQAELALRVAALLSRQEDFPRAIDVLKDAIKAKPKEPGPYLQLAFIYAKYLKKTDQAVKYANQAIVLDPQNFDAYQRLYEIEAAAGEPQKALVTLDRAANVKSEDPAFWIRLGKLFATILFKTETEPKPETIKRVNGFFEKAVAHAGDDPAALKEVADYYAASQQIQEAIPLYLRVLELQPDDLNAREKLATGFVLTNQRDKAIEMLQEIIKQHPERYQPYDLLAQLLDDAARALERDNKPEQARAEFAKAAANYEQSLLINPGRANAYLRLAELLIVPMRESERAVKVLTEARLRFPTAPEFTYFLAIAQREAKHPQQAVVTFEEVLNEAQAVNEEVLTARFFFDYGAAADQAGLYDKAADLFRKSISLDPTNAAEAYNYVAFMWAEHNMHLDEAEDMVGRALQFDPNNGAYLDTLGWVHFRKGKFEEALAELLRASENLTKPDAVVLEHLGDTYSKLNRVAQALDFWQKAIALAPDNKLLAEKIEKTRTTMSQGPASKINRID from the coding sequence ATGCAAATGATCTTCGGGAAGAACTGGAGCAGGATCACTCTCCGTTGGGTTCTTCTTTGCGGCGCCCTTTTTTTCCTGAATGAGCTCGTGGTGTCTCGCGCCTTGGCGTTGGCCACCGAGGCGGCGCCAAAAAGCCCGGCCGGAAAAAAAGCCGCCCGTCAGGACGACTCCTTCAACCCGGCGGCGCCGAAGGACCTGGCCCTCCAGCCGCCAAACGCGCGCAAGGCGGAAGCTCTCGCCGACTTTGTGGAAGGCGCCCGCCTGGAAGAAAATGCAGAGTTGGAGAACGCGCTCGCCGCCTACCTGCGCGTCCTGAATTTTGATCCGGGCCAGGCCGAACTCGCTTTGCGCGTGGCGGCGTTGCTCAGCCGCCAGGAAGATTTCCCGCGTGCGATTGACGTCTTGAAAGACGCTATCAAGGCCAAACCCAAAGAGCCGGGGCCTTATCTCCAGCTCGCTTTCATCTACGCGAAATACCTGAAGAAGACCGACCAGGCCGTGAAATACGCGAACCAGGCCATTGTCCTGGACCCGCAGAATTTCGACGCTTACCAGCGCCTTTATGAGATTGAAGCGGCGGCGGGGGAACCGCAGAAGGCGCTCGTGACCCTTGATCGTGCCGCCAACGTGAAAAGCGAGGATCCCGCTTTTTGGATCAGGCTTGGGAAACTTTTCGCCACGATCCTTTTCAAGACGGAGACGGAGCCCAAGCCGGAGACTATTAAACGGGTGAACGGTTTCTTCGAGAAAGCCGTCGCGCATGCGGGTGACGATCCGGCCGCGCTCAAAGAGGTGGCGGACTATTATGCTGCGTCGCAACAAATCCAGGAAGCGATCCCGCTCTACCTGAGGGTGCTCGAACTCCAGCCGGATGATTTGAATGCGCGTGAAAAACTGGCGACTGGCTTCGTCCTGACCAATCAACGGGACAAGGCGATCGAAATGCTTCAGGAAATCATCAAACAGCATCCGGAACGGTATCAACCTTACGATTTGCTCGCCCAGCTTTTGGATGATGCCGCGCGCGCCCTGGAACGGGACAACAAGCCCGAGCAGGCAAGAGCGGAATTTGCCAAGGCGGCGGCGAATTATGAGCAAAGTCTGCTGATCAATCCCGGCCGGGCCAACGCCTACCTGCGGCTCGCAGAACTGCTCATCGTCCCGATGAGGGAAAGCGAACGAGCGGTGAAAGTTCTCACCGAGGCGCGCCTGCGGTTTCCCACGGCGCCGGAGTTCACCTACTTCCTGGCTATCGCCCAGCGGGAGGCGAAACATCCTCAGCAGGCGGTCGTCACCTTCGAGGAAGTGCTGAATGAAGCTCAGGCCGTAAACGAGGAAGTCCTCACCGCGCGTTTCTTTTTCGATTATGGGGCCGCGGCCGACCAGGCCGGGCTCTACGATAAGGCCGCGGACCTGTTCCGGAAATCAATCTCTCTCGACCCAACGAATGCGGCCGAAGCCTACAATTATGTCGCGTTCATGTGGGCCGAGCACAACATGCATCTCGACGAGGCCGAAGACATGGTCGGACGTGCTCTTCAGTTCGATCCGAATAACGGCGCCTATCTCGACACCCTTGGCTGGGTCCATTTTCGCAAGGGAAAATTCGAGGAAGCCCTGGCCGAATTGTTGCGCGCGTCGGAGAATCTGACGAAACCGGACGCCGTCGTTTTGGAACACTTGGGCGATACCTACTCGAAACTGAACCGGGTCGCCCAAGCGCTCGATTTTTGGCAAAAGGCGATTGCTTTGGCGCCCGACAACAAGTTGCTCGCGGAGAAGATCGAGAAAACCAGGACAACGATGAGCCAGGGACCGGCCTCGAAAATTAATCGAATCGACTAG
- a CDS encoding DNA-directed RNA polymerase subunit omega, which translates to MLASNLIPPVISGSTPTVLQFPTEATRTVRSLRNMTTQLLQEAAQVIPNQQLLINVVSRRVRQLGLGHRPLVEATPRSSLTDIALREIIAGKLTYELTPEKPAVDGAA; encoded by the coding sequence ATGCTTGCCTCAAACCTTATTCCACCAGTGATTTCCGGCAGCACGCCGACCGTTCTTCAGTTCCCGACGGAAGCGACCCGCACCGTCCGTTCCTTGCGCAATATGACCACTCAACTCCTGCAGGAAGCAGCTCAAGTGATCCCGAATCAGCAATTGTTGATCAACGTCGTTTCCCGCCGCGTGCGTCAGCTCGGGTTGGGCCATCGCCCGCTCGTCGAAGCAACTCCCCGCTCCTCCCTTACCGATATTGCGCTCCGGGAAATCATCGCCGGCAAGCTTACTTACGAGCTCACCCCCGAGAAGCCAGCCGTCGACGGCGCCGCCTAA
- a CDS encoding prepilin-type N-terminal cleavage/methylation domain-containing protein → MIKIAKNIISAKTLSQERENRHMMCCLVMVIMTFGMKEPQIAPNRGMTLSEVMVGLVLLAVFFASIFELNAVCLRYIDATKESVAALQSVQDRSEMLRNLSFTDLVSTTAVQNLMATAPNAAPFAGKATETVKISAFPTPNGVTQFTRTPSGTVTTNSVATDLGTGLVKVEVKVAWAMTFGGRPRTEESTNILSNGSKK, encoded by the coding sequence TTGATAAAAATCGCCAAAAATATCATCTCCGCGAAAACGCTGTCGCAGGAACGAGAAAACCGGCACATGATGTGCTGCCTAGTTATGGTAATTATGACGTTTGGCATGAAAGAGCCTCAAATAGCTCCAAACCGTGGCATGACCCTCTCCGAGGTTATGGTCGGCCTCGTTCTTCTTGCCGTCTTCTTTGCCTCCATTTTCGAGCTCAACGCGGTTTGCCTTCGCTACATTGACGCTACCAAAGAGTCGGTTGCAGCTCTTCAGAGCGTGCAGGATCGCTCGGAAATGTTGCGGAATTTGTCGTTCACCGACCTGGTCAGCACCACCGCAGTCCAGAACTTAATGGCGACAGCGCCCAACGCGGCGCCCTTTGCAGGCAAGGCCACGGAGACGGTAAAAATAAGCGCTTTTCCCACCCCCAACGGCGTGACGCAGTTCACGCGCACACCTTCCGGAACCGTAACCACCAACTCGGTCGCAACCGATCTCGGCACCGGGCTTGTCAAAGTCGAGGTGAAAGTCGCCTGGGCAATGACATTCGGCGGACGTCCACGAACAGAAGAGTCAACCAACATCCTGTCAAACGGATCAAAAAAATGA
- the dnaK gene encoding molecular chaperone DnaK, whose protein sequence is MNEIVGIDLGTTNSLIGVMDSGFPILIADKNGARLTPSVVHFPPADAPLVGQAAARMRVLNPKETVYSIKRFMGLRGDELRAADLDVSYLLERKSGQPVRVAANGRRYSPEEISALILQKLKDDAETALGHSVSRAVITVPAYFNDAQRSATKRAGELAGFTVERIVNEPTAAALAYGLDKLEGRRRIAVYDLGGGTFDISILELNNGVFEVLATNGNTRLGGDDIDNAILAHLQVKGFRADKPEDAARARQAAIDAKHRLSTAESVAIEIPFLGGERNFSSALTRQELERLARPIVDQTSAHCRRSLADAKIAPADLDEVILVGGMTRMPLVRNLVAEIFERPPNTSQNPDEAVATGAAIQAGILSGAIRDVVLLDVTPLSLGIETFGGLMNVIIPRNSTIPIKAGEMFTTAVHQQRRMSIKVLQGEREMARDNWPLGNFEIEFEPAPKGVARVGVQFEIDANGLLHVLVRDTKTGLEKIVEINSAVDVSDEAVEAMISESLEHAFEDMTERVWTEAKLKSEEMLGAVDAAFERVGDALAPTERATILLCVNGVREALKTNDARKLKAANAALDDATQGLAAAVVEKAIQTAASGT, encoded by the coding sequence ATGAATGAGATTGTCGGCATCGATCTGGGCACCACCAACTCGCTCATCGGCGTGATGGATTCGGGGTTTCCGATTCTGATCGCGGACAAAAATGGAGCGCGCCTGACGCCTTCGGTCGTTCATTTTCCGCCGGCGGACGCGCCTCTGGTTGGCCAGGCCGCGGCCCGGATGCGAGTCTTAAATCCGAAAGAAACCGTTTATTCCATTAAGCGTTTCATGGGATTGCGGGGCGACGAATTGCGCGCTGCAGATCTGGACGTCTCGTACCTGCTTGAACGCAAGAGCGGACAGCCGGTTCGCGTCGCTGCAAACGGACGACGTTATTCCCCCGAAGAAATTTCGGCGTTGATCCTGCAAAAGCTGAAAGACGACGCCGAGACCGCACTCGGCCATTCTGTTTCCCGCGCGGTGATCACGGTTCCGGCCTATTTCAACGACGCCCAGCGAAGCGCGACGAAACGAGCTGGTGAGCTCGCTGGTTTCACCGTGGAGCGCATCGTGAACGAACCTACCGCGGCCGCGTTGGCCTATGGACTGGACAAATTGGAGGGCCGTCGCCGCATCGCGGTTTACGACCTTGGCGGGGGCACTTTCGACATTTCGATCCTCGAATTGAATAACGGCGTCTTCGAAGTTCTGGCTACGAACGGTAACACGCGGCTCGGGGGCGACGACATCGACAACGCAATCCTTGCTCACCTGCAAGTGAAGGGATTTCGAGCGGATAAACCCGAAGACGCGGCGCGAGCCCGTCAGGCGGCGATCGATGCGAAGCATCGGCTTTCCACCGCCGAAAGCGTCGCAATTGAAATCCCGTTTCTGGGTGGGGAAAGGAATTTTTCCTCTGCCCTGACCCGCCAGGAACTGGAGCGACTAGCGCGGCCAATTGTCGACCAAACTAGCGCTCACTGCCGGCGCTCGCTCGCCGATGCAAAAATCGCTCCGGCCGATTTGGATGAAGTGATCTTGGTCGGAGGAATGACCCGCATGCCGCTGGTTCGGAACCTTGTCGCGGAAATCTTCGAGCGTCCGCCAAACACGTCCCAGAATCCGGACGAAGCAGTGGCGACCGGGGCAGCGATTCAGGCCGGAATTCTGTCAGGCGCAATCCGCGACGTGGTCCTTCTGGACGTGACTCCTCTTTCGCTGGGGATCGAAACGTTCGGCGGCCTGATGAATGTGATCATTCCGCGCAATTCGACGATCCCGATCAAGGCCGGTGAAATGTTCACCACCGCGGTGCATCAACAGCGACGGATGTCGATCAAGGTGCTTCAGGGAGAACGCGAGATGGCACGGGACAACTGGCCGCTTGGCAATTTTGAGATTGAATTTGAGCCGGCGCCCAAAGGCGTCGCTCGCGTCGGGGTCCAGTTCGAGATCGATGCGAACGGCCTTCTTCATGTCCTGGTCCGCGACACAAAAACGGGCCTGGAAAAAATTGTCGAAATCAACAGTGCCGTGGATGTGTCGGATGAAGCGGTCGAAGCGATGATCTCCGAATCGCTCGAGCACGCTTTCGAGGACATGACCGAACGAGTCTGGACGGAAGCGAAACTGAAATCCGAAGAGATGCTCGGTGCCGTGGATGCTGCCTTTGAGCGGGTTGGCGACGCCCTCGCTCCGACTGAACGAGCAACGATCCTCCTCTGCGTTAATGGTGTTCGGGAGGCTTTGAAAACCAACGACGCGAGAAAGCTCAAGGCTGCTAATGCCGCCCTCGACGACGCCACCCAGGGCCTGGCGGCGGCGGTCGTCGAAAAAGCAATCCAGACCGCAGCGTCAGGAACGTGA